From Nguyenibacter vanlangensis, one genomic window encodes:
- a CDS encoding helix-turn-helix transcriptional regulator, with translation MIFSGKGHADLSWNWNQHTWSWRPDRGKWQPDFGFPKETVRLDVSTAFHPPADRLAFWSNYAFLGRDVVDEAQGSNPQGSNQGSNLGAVRTGAGADTFSARSRSIFDPGGAFFAYRATACAGRARPGVSRDGDISFGLILKGERRDIHIDGTETVTQAGNFFVYDRREVVRFRWTDHKAVSVTMSTERPTAVLGHEWPSSQAMAQALNGSRLAPLLRGQMLLLARQSGRMSVSEQSAVLHSLFDLILTILGQIPSTDGAAETRPRLDMLRQSTLRYIDQNIAMPHLDVMHIARVLGCSRATIYRAFADHDGAVADTIRRARLQRARQLLIEVPGMTVASVAARCGVSDIRTFNRMFRKFYGVTPREMQRGATGPAPIAPDRAAGRPGPSHQAE, from the coding sequence ATGATATTTTCAGGGAAGGGTCACGCTGACCTGTCGTGGAACTGGAATCAGCATACGTGGTCATGGCGGCCGGATCGCGGGAAATGGCAGCCTGATTTCGGCTTTCCCAAAGAGACGGTCAGGCTGGATGTCAGCACGGCGTTCCATCCGCCCGCCGACCGCCTGGCGTTCTGGAGCAATTACGCCTTCCTCGGCCGCGACGTGGTGGATGAAGCCCAAGGCAGCAACCCCCAGGGCAGCAATCAGGGCAGCAACCTGGGCGCGGTCCGGACCGGCGCCGGGGCGGACACGTTCTCGGCCCGCTCCCGCAGCATCTTCGATCCGGGTGGCGCCTTCTTCGCCTATCGCGCCACGGCCTGCGCGGGGCGCGCGCGGCCCGGCGTGTCGCGCGACGGCGATATCTCCTTCGGCCTGATCCTCAAGGGCGAACGCCGCGACATCCACATCGACGGCACCGAGACGGTGACCCAGGCGGGCAATTTCTTCGTCTATGACCGGCGCGAGGTCGTGCGGTTCCGCTGGACCGACCACAAGGCCGTCAGCGTGACGATGAGCACCGAGCGGCCCACCGCGGTGCTGGGCCACGAATGGCCCTCGTCGCAAGCGATGGCCCAGGCCCTGAACGGCAGCCGCCTGGCGCCGCTCCTGCGCGGACAGATGCTGCTGCTGGCCCGCCAGTCGGGGCGCATGTCGGTCAGCGAGCAATCGGCCGTGCTGCATTCCCTGTTCGACCTGATCCTGACCATATTGGGACAGATCCCCAGCACGGACGGCGCGGCTGAAACCAGGCCGCGCCTGGACATGCTGCGGCAATCGACCCTGCGCTACATCGACCAGAACATCGCCATGCCGCATCTGGACGTGATGCATATCGCCCGCGTGCTGGGCTGTTCGCGCGCCACCATCTATCGCGCCTTCGCCGACCATGACGGCGCGGTGGCCGATACGATCCGCCGGGCGCGCCTGCAGCGGGCCCGGCAATTGCTCATCGAGGTGCCGGGCATGACGGTGGCCAGCGTCGCCGCACGCTGCGGGGTCAGCGACATCCGCACCTTCAACCGCATGTTCCGCAAATTCTACGGCGTCACGCCCCGCGAAATGCAGCGCGGCGCAACGGGCCCCGCCCCGATCGCGCCCGACCGCGCCGCCGGCCGTCCCGGGCCGAGCCACCAGGCGGAGTAA
- a CDS encoding phosphatase PAP2 family protein, with the protein MMHFITDFADQDVIIPLQVAVLLTLLLLRRWRFALAWCLVTGGGSALILVLKLGFEACGPGAHRVLYSPSGHTMAGTVVYGGLLGLLDIRRSVLMLATAGIAGLLGVSRIACGCHTVAEVLVAGILGTMATAFLYRLAGSPPRFTAGPTLGVLAVVLCVVAVFHGHHAAVEQQVERISHIAVGPLLCRPHPDLIQPA; encoded by the coding sequence ATGATGCATTTCATAACCGATTTCGCCGACCAGGACGTCATCATTCCCCTCCAGGTCGCGGTGCTCCTGACCCTGCTTCTGCTGCGGCGCTGGCGCTTCGCGCTGGCCTGGTGCCTCGTGACGGGCGGCGGCTCGGCCCTGATCCTGGTCCTGAAACTGGGGTTCGAGGCCTGCGGGCCGGGCGCGCACCGCGTGCTCTACAGCCCCAGCGGCCACACCATGGCCGGCACCGTCGTCTATGGGGGATTGCTGGGCCTGCTGGACATCCGGCGGTCGGTCCTGATGCTGGCCACCGCCGGCATCGCGGGCCTGCTGGGCGTATCACGCATCGCCTGCGGCTGCCACACGGTGGCCGAGGTCCTGGTGGCCGGCATCCTGGGCACGATGGCGACGGCGTTCCTCTATCGCCTGGCGGGGTCGCCGCCACGGTTCACGGCCGGGCCGACTCTGGGCGTCCTGGCGGTCGTCCTGTGCGTCGTCGCCGTGTTCCACGGCCATCATGCGGCCGTGGAACAGCAGGTGGAACGGATTTCCCATATCGCGGTGGGGCCGCTGCTCTGCCGTCCGCATCCCGACCTGATCCAGCCCGCCTGA
- a CDS encoding acyltransferase, which produces MAGKPDIQRPDIRRPDVRRSVQLDSVRGVAAFIVLIYHCSLTMPASWQSADQPASLPRYLRPGFLLHYTPLHLLVLGPACVLLFFVLSGYVLALSLSGGRFGGYGRFVIRRICRIYIPFAVVIMLSALAWRIVQPTSLPDVSVWFNAEQWSEFPSAMLLLGHLAMVGTPPLQSLDPPMWSLVVEMRISLIFPLLYFAVTRHRAAGLAVVAALYLPACLILSQRGETMPQSFSSSICGTLAYLPVFAAGIMLYEKREMLHSLYQSMSVARRCAAALFAILGFALAHRAALWLTAALPSVPFVRPQVLAGLVSLMFWQVMVGGAAAAIIFMALYSDICRRVLAARPLQWLGTVSYSLYLTHMVVLMAAVHALHAYLPLPAILGLVIPLALAVAALSYRWIEEPSIALGRRLARAPRRTPVIAVPQAPNMSK; this is translated from the coding sequence ATGGCAGGAAAGCCCGACATACAGCGCCCCGACATTCGACGCCCCGACGTTCGACGCAGCGTGCAACTCGACTCCGTTCGCGGCGTGGCGGCCTTCATCGTGCTCATCTACCATTGCTCGCTGACGATGCCGGCCAGTTGGCAGAGCGCCGACCAGCCCGCCTCACTTCCCCGCTATCTCCGTCCCGGCTTCCTGCTGCATTACACGCCGCTGCATCTGCTCGTGCTGGGGCCGGCCTGCGTCCTCCTGTTCTTCGTCCTCAGCGGCTATGTCCTCGCGCTGTCGCTCTCGGGCGGACGCTTCGGCGGGTACGGGCGCTTCGTGATCCGGCGGATCTGCCGCATCTACATCCCCTTCGCCGTCGTCATCATGCTGTCCGCCCTGGCCTGGCGGATTGTCCAGCCCACGTCGCTCCCCGACGTCAGTGTCTGGTTCAATGCCGAGCAATGGTCCGAATTCCCGTCGGCGATGCTTCTGCTCGGCCATCTGGCGATGGTCGGCACGCCGCCGCTGCAAAGTCTCGACCCGCCCATGTGGTCCCTGGTCGTCGAAATGCGGATTTCCCTCATCTTTCCGCTGCTGTATTTCGCCGTGACCCGCCATCGGGCCGCCGGCCTCGCCGTGGTGGCGGCGCTCTATCTCCCGGCCTGCCTGATCCTCAGCCAGCGCGGCGAGACCATGCCGCAATCCTTCAGCAGCAGCATCTGCGGCACGCTGGCCTATCTCCCCGTCTTCGCCGCCGGCATCATGTTGTATGAAAAGCGCGAGATGCTGCACAGCCTGTACCAGTCCATGTCGGTCGCGCGGCGCTGCGCCGCGGCCCTGTTCGCAATCCTTGGCTTCGCGCTGGCTCATCGGGCCGCATTATGGCTGACCGCGGCGCTGCCGTCCGTGCCGTTCGTCAGGCCGCAGGTACTCGCCGGCCTGGTCTCCCTCATGTTCTGGCAGGTCATGGTGGGCGGCGCGGCGGCCGCGATCATCTTCATGGCCCTGTACAGCGATATCTGCCGGCGCGTTCTGGCGGCCAGGCCGCTGCAATGGCTGGGCACCGTCTCCTACAGCCTGTATCTGACGCACATGGTCGTGCTGATGGCGGCGGTCCACGCGCTCCACGCCTATCTGCCGCTGCCGGCCATTCTCGGGCTCGTCATCCCCCTGGCCCTGGCCGTGGCCGCGCTCAGCTATCGCTGGATCGAGGAACCATCCATCGCCCTGGGCCGCCGGCTGGCACGCGCGCCGCGCCGCACGCCGGTGATCGCGGTGCCGCAGGCACCCAACATGTCGAAATGA
- a CDS encoding glycosyltransferase: MTVVQPEPSVASVPYPAPKVAIVHEWLDTVAGSERVVQQLLLLFPQAELFAVVDFLPPGERGMLQGRKVTTTFIQRLPFARKRFRNYIGLMPLAVEQLDLSGFDLVISSNHAVAKGVITGPDQLHISYVHSPLRYAWDMQAQYLRQTGLDRGPKGLFARWLLHRLRNWDVRSAAGVDVFVANSSYIQRRIRKVYRRDALVIYPPVDVARFQPKDGPRDSFVVVSRLVPYKRVDLVIQAFRLMPQHKLVVVGDGPEWDAVSALAQGAANIVLRGKLPREELLQQMQSARACVFAAEEDFGIATVEAQACGTPVIAFGRGGALDIVRGADDPGGPTGLLFDRQTPDSIADAVARFVALEPLMTPELCRANALRFSEESFRDAFRALVGRSMSDMANPVQPAPYDAAYS; this comes from the coding sequence ATGACCGTCGTGCAGCCTGAACCATCCGTCGCATCCGTGCCGTACCCTGCGCCGAAGGTCGCGATCGTCCATGAATGGCTGGACACGGTCGCGGGCTCCGAGCGCGTCGTCCAGCAATTGCTGCTGCTCTTTCCGCAGGCCGAACTGTTCGCCGTGGTCGATTTCCTGCCGCCTGGCGAACGCGGCATGCTGCAGGGCCGCAAGGTCACGACCACGTTCATCCAGCGCCTGCCCTTCGCCCGCAAGCGGTTCAGGAATTATATCGGCCTGATGCCGCTCGCGGTCGAACAGCTCGATCTGTCGGGGTTCGACCTGGTCATTTCCAGCAATCACGCGGTGGCCAAGGGGGTGATCACCGGCCCGGACCAGCTCCATATCTCCTATGTCCATTCCCCGCTGCGCTACGCCTGGGACATGCAGGCGCAATATCTCCGGCAGACCGGCCTGGATCGCGGCCCCAAGGGCCTCTTCGCGCGCTGGCTGCTGCACCGGCTGCGCAACTGGGACGTGCGCTCGGCCGCCGGCGTCGACGTGTTCGTCGCCAATTCCAGCTATATCCAGCGCCGGATCCGCAAGGTCTACCGGCGCGACGCCCTGGTCATCTACCCGCCGGTCGACGTCGCGCGCTTCCAGCCCAAGGACGGCCCGCGCGACTCCTTCGTGGTCGTGTCGCGCCTGGTGCCCTACAAGCGGGTCGATCTCGTGATCCAGGCTTTCCGGCTCATGCCGCAGCACAAGCTGGTGGTGGTGGGCGACGGGCCGGAATGGGATGCCGTATCGGCCCTCGCGCAGGGGGCCGCGAACATCGTCCTGCGCGGCAAGCTCCCGCGTGAGGAATTGCTGCAGCAGATGCAGTCCGCGCGCGCCTGCGTCTTCGCGGCCGAGGAGGATTTCGGCATCGCGACGGTCGAGGCCCAGGCCTGCGGAACGCCGGTGATCGCCTTCGGCCGCGGCGGCGCGCTCGACATCGTGCGCGGCGCCGACGACCCGGGCGGCCCCACCGGCCTGCTGTTCGACCGGCAGACGCCGGACTCCATCGCCGATGCCGTCGCGCGCTTCGTGGCCCTGGAACCGTTGATGACGCCGGAACTCTGCCGGGCCAATGCCCTGCGCTTTTCCGAGGAATCGTTTCGCGACGCCTTCCGCGCGCTGGTCGGCCGATCGATGTCCGACATGGCGAATCCCGTGCAACCCGCGCCGTATGACGCCGCTTATTCCTGA
- a CDS encoding polysaccharide biosynthesis/export family protein, protein MLTTSFNRSRSAGPIVLLGLAVMLSSCAPGSDLTPVPSYDPNQYRMGVDDEIRVITYGHDQLTSDFRVDSNGKVAFPLAGPLQAQGLTTSEFAKEVGAALEKAQMVRNPNVSVEITSYRMVSILGEVARPGQYPYQPFMTMLTAVAAAGGFTYRAVQGRAYVVRQVGDHTVVGRISPQDYVKPGDVIKIFERHF, encoded by the coding sequence ATGCTGACGACCAGTTTCAACCGCAGCCGGTCCGCCGGTCCGATCGTCCTTCTCGGATTGGCGGTCATGCTGAGCAGTTGCGCGCCCGGGTCGGACCTGACGCCGGTTCCGTCCTACGACCCGAACCAGTACCGCATGGGCGTGGACGACGAAATCCGTGTCATCACCTACGGGCATGACCAGCTCACCTCGGATTTCAGGGTCGACAGCAACGGCAAGGTGGCCTTCCCCCTGGCCGGCCCCCTCCAGGCCCAGGGGCTGACGACGTCGGAATTCGCCAAGGAAGTCGGCGCCGCGCTGGAAAAGGCCCAGATGGTGCGCAACCCCAACGTGTCGGTCGAGATCACGTCCTACCGCATGGTCTCGATCCTGGGCGAGGTCGCGCGGCCCGGCCAGTACCCGTACCAGCCCTTCATGACCATGCTGACGGCCGTCGCGGCCGCGGGCGGGTTCACCTATCGCGCGGTACAGGGGCGCGCCTACGTGGTGCGCCAGGTCGGCGACCATACCGTGGTCGGCCGCATCTCGCCGCAGGATTACGTAAAGCCGGGCGACGTCATCAAGATTTTCGAACGCCATTTCTGA
- a CDS encoding outer membrane beta-barrel protein, with amino-acid sequence MGLIVIAPLLLPDVASAQVLDTYLPPLGAGLGTIETEPAQVQALERYAPLGVVYGPVRIDATAAESFGYDNNVDRLLNGKGSPVIMSSGDLAAVAQWTNDQLHAEMNVADYRFPSQSIQNRTNWTATLGGVHNFGHDQLGFTYTHLSLVQTPMDLGAQLFSVPIQYEFDNAGLSYTLLTHGRFSFIPQAQIGFYDFGQPTNNGNLFTDQSYRNRVMVNEGVTARYELTPERQVLVVLQGTEIHYVNNMVAGLPSRDSSGLIAMTGLDFGLTGPFRARALVGYQTRLYHSGFYGTINSPIAELELGWNPTRLTMLSLAVRNGIEDGGYENVVGFTYTTAELTVRHYYNRNLVLTAHGGIQRADYARTPEALDNTILRTIQSQQLIFDAGAGAQWLLNRHVSMTFNYNFTSQNSSDYAVVSDHNFMIGLSFAL; translated from the coding sequence TTGGGTTTGATTGTCATCGCCCCCCTGCTTCTGCCGGACGTCGCGTCTGCGCAGGTCCTGGACACGTACCTCCCGCCCCTCGGCGCCGGTCTGGGAACCATCGAAACCGAACCGGCCCAGGTCCAGGCGCTCGAACGATACGCGCCGCTGGGCGTGGTGTACGGCCCGGTCCGTATCGATGCCACCGCGGCCGAATCCTTCGGCTATGACAACAACGTCGATCGCCTGCTCAATGGCAAGGGCAGCCCGGTCATCATGTCCAGCGGCGACCTCGCGGCCGTCGCGCAATGGACGAACGACCAGCTCCATGCCGAGATGAACGTCGCCGATTACCGTTTCCCGTCCCAATCGATCCAGAACCGGACGAACTGGACGGCGACGCTGGGCGGCGTCCATAATTTCGGCCATGACCAGCTCGGCTTCACCTACACGCATCTCTCCCTGGTCCAGACCCCGATGGATCTCGGCGCCCAGCTCTTCAGCGTGCCGATTCAGTATGAATTCGACAATGCGGGGCTCAGCTACACGCTGCTCACCCACGGCCGCTTCAGCTTCATCCCGCAGGCCCAGATCGGATTTTACGATTTCGGCCAGCCGACCAACAACGGCAACCTCTTCACGGACCAGAGCTACCGCAACCGCGTCATGGTCAATGAGGGCGTGACCGCCCGGTACGAGCTGACGCCCGAACGGCAGGTCCTGGTGGTGCTCCAGGGCACCGAAATCCATTACGTCAACAATATGGTCGCCGGACTGCCGTCGCGCGATTCCAGCGGCCTGATCGCCATGACGGGCCTGGATTTCGGCCTGACCGGACCATTCCGGGCCCGGGCGCTGGTCGGCTATCAGACGCGCCTCTATCACTCCGGCTTCTACGGCACGATCAACTCGCCGATCGCCGAACTCGAACTGGGCTGGAACCCGACGCGGCTGACGATGCTGTCCCTGGCCGTCCGCAACGGGATCGAGGATGGCGGCTACGAAAACGTGGTTGGATTCACCTACACCACCGCCGAACTCACGGTGCGGCATTATTACAACCGTAACCTGGTGCTGACGGCGCACGGGGGCATCCAGCGGGCGGATTATGCCCGCACGCCCGAGGCGCTGGACAATACGATCCTGCGGACGATCCAGTCGCAGCAGCTCATCTTCGATGCCGGCGCCGGCGCGCAATGGTTGCTGAACCGTCATGTCTCCATGACGTTCAACTATAACTTCACCAGCCAGAACTCTTCCGACTACGCCGTCGTGTCCGATCATAATTTCATGATCGGTCTCAGTTTCGCGCTCTAG
- a CDS encoding polysaccharide biosynthesis tyrosine autokinase: MNQLQLPPLNGPLHGGALGGMPSGATEAQPSAARIFSMIGRHRLAVALVTLGLGAPAITGIALLKPYYTATTMLMIGTRGSSFRDLQATVSAPDIDTIAVNTQVDVLRSPAIARTVVDRLDLLHDPEFTSLLDTVPLKQRIMDEIYTLLGSPPKAMPPLTPEQRAQALALILAGKVTILNDGRSYMIKITAKTGNPVTSARIANAYADSYLDFRRHLKVAATWQANALLDEQIVPLRERLRKAEQAVEQFRERNGLITARLDHQPGTAEAEAPTVADEQLQRMNQELVTAQADLEMKRARYSEVQNAIRTGTVGSLPDVVSAPLIQQLQGQEAQLSSRVSSLSQTALGANPDLQAAEAGAAQVRREIGAVTGRIAASVTKDLSGAEARVAALSRAVANLQRQVSSENQADVTLQQLESEANAARVVYQDYLGRFAQTSTQAQLQEPEAELISRAAVPLGVSGPPRTQYGAIAVVFSVLAGIGSALLIDRARGGIRSTSQLDSVPGLFTLGMVPTFSGALAQHYRSVPTSSIYVETVEAIRSILSFGHSRFRAKVVLVTSARPGEGKTTFAVSLAANAGRAMQRALVIDCDTRNPSAAAIVSRTDRTDRTANSRLPAHIGKDGLLREVLPGVDILTVRPASGRNNAMVSPLELNRILAQFSGHYDMIVVDTPPVLAFPDAPVLAQQTDGVVMVVKWGLTDQGEVNEAMRILHAYDARVLGGVLTQVVPRDLDVAERRQMATYRQYYLATS; the protein is encoded by the coding sequence ATGAACCAGTTGCAACTGCCCCCCCTCAATGGTCCGCTGCATGGCGGTGCGCTCGGCGGGATGCCGTCGGGCGCCACCGAAGCGCAGCCGTCTGCGGCGCGGATCTTCAGCATGATCGGTCGCCATCGCCTGGCGGTGGCGCTGGTCACGCTGGGCCTTGGCGCCCCCGCCATCACCGGTATCGCGCTGCTGAAACCGTACTATACGGCGACGACGATGCTGATGATCGGCACGCGCGGTTCGTCGTTCCGCGACCTGCAGGCCACGGTCTCGGCGCCCGACATCGACACGATCGCGGTCAATACGCAGGTCGACGTCCTGCGCAGCCCGGCGATCGCGCGGACCGTGGTGGACCGTCTGGACCTGCTGCACGATCCGGAATTCACCAGCCTGCTCGATACCGTTCCCCTTAAGCAACGGATCATGGACGAGATCTATACGCTGCTGGGCAGTCCGCCCAAGGCGATGCCGCCCCTGACGCCGGAGCAGCGCGCGCAGGCCCTGGCGCTGATCCTGGCCGGCAAGGTGACCATCCTGAACGATGGCCGCTCTTACATGATCAAGATCACGGCGAAGACGGGCAATCCGGTGACGAGTGCGCGGATCGCCAATGCATATGCGGATTCGTATCTCGATTTCCGCCGGCACCTGAAGGTTGCCGCGACCTGGCAGGCGAATGCGCTGCTGGACGAGCAGATCGTCCCCCTGCGCGAGCGCCTGCGCAAGGCGGAACAGGCGGTCGAGCAGTTCCGCGAACGCAACGGGCTGATCACCGCGCGGCTGGATCACCAGCCCGGCACCGCCGAGGCCGAGGCGCCGACCGTCGCCGACGAGCAATTGCAGCGCATGAACCAGGAACTGGTCACCGCGCAGGCCGACCTGGAGATGAAGCGGGCACGCTATTCGGAAGTGCAGAACGCGATTCGCACCGGGACGGTGGGCAGCCTGCCCGACGTGGTGTCCGCGCCGCTGATCCAGCAATTGCAGGGCCAGGAGGCGCAGTTGAGCAGCCGCGTGTCCAGCCTGAGCCAGACCGCGCTGGGGGCCAACCCCGACCTGCAGGCGGCCGAGGCGGGCGCGGCGCAGGTACGGCGCGAGATCGGCGCGGTGACGGGGCGCATCGCCGCCAGCGTGACGAAGGACCTGAGCGGGGCGGAGGCGCGCGTGGCGGCGCTGTCCCGCGCCGTGGCCAACCTGCAGCGCCAGGTCAGCAGCGAAAACCAGGCGGACGTCACCCTGCAGCAATTGGAGAGCGAGGCCAATGCGGCGCGCGTCGTCTACCAGGATTATCTGGGCCGGTTCGCCCAGACCTCGACGCAGGCGCAATTGCAGGAACCGGAAGCGGAACTGATTTCGCGCGCCGCGGTGCCGCTGGGCGTTTCCGGGCCGCCGCGCACGCAGTACGGGGCGATCGCGGTGGTCTTCTCGGTGCTGGCCGGCATCGGGAGCGCCCTGCTGATCGATCGCGCCCGTGGCGGAATCCGCAGCACGTCGCAGCTCGATTCGGTTCCGGGCCTGTTCACGCTGGGCATGGTGCCGACCTTCAGCGGCGCCCTGGCGCAGCATTATCGTTCCGTCCCGACATCGTCGATCTATGTCGAGACGGTCGAGGCCATTCGCAGCATCCTGAGCTTCGGGCATAGCCGTTTCCGTGCCAAGGTGGTGCTGGTGACGTCGGCCAGGCCCGGCGAGGGCAAGACGACCTTTGCCGTCTCGCTGGCCGCCAATGCGGGCCGGGCCATGCAGCGCGCGCTGGTCATCGACTGCGACACGCGCAATCCGTCGGCCGCCGCCATCGTGAGCCGGACGGACCGGACGGATCGGACCGCCAACAGCCGCCTGCCGGCCCATATCGGCAAGGACGGCCTGCTGCGCGAAGTCCTGCCGGGGGTCGATATCCTGACGGTCCGGCCGGCCTCGGGCCGCAACAACGCGATGGTGTCGCCGCTGGAACTCAACCGGATCCTGGCGCAGTTTTCCGGGCATTACGACATGATCGTGGTCGATACGCCGCCGGTGCTGGCATTCCCCGACGCCCCCGTCCTGGCGCAGCAGACCGACGGCGTGGTGATGGTGGTCAAATGGGGGCTGACCGACCAGGGCGAGGTGAACGAGGCGATGCGGATCCTGCATGCCTATGACGCGCGCGTGCTGGGCGGCGTGCTGACGCAGGTCGTGCCGCGCGACCTGGATGTCGCGGAGCGGCGGCAAATGGCAACCTATCGTCAATATTATCTTGCTACGTCATGA
- a CDS encoding glycosyltransferase — protein MPVNNTPRPIRAFVQLSHGYGAATWHDRWKQGRILGLNEEYAYGYLRGSTPGFVITQSEDAREGLIGRAVRYAARLILGFDFVHVWRNRRSIFESDVVWTHTESQSMAVQLLLRLYPGRRRPGTIGQSVWLIDRWGRESWKNRLVFRWLLSGVDILTFLSPCNAADAAKLFPGKRVELVEFGIRADEMVTRPAAPAHEPVNVLSLGNDRHRDWDTLLKATADMPCRLTIGTTDPAARRKIAAWPHARLATLSNNTELFALYDQADVVVVPVGPNRHASGITAIEEAVARGVAVITTDAGGLRHYFADDAVCYVPVGDAAAMGRAIQELAADADRRAAMLARAQARMRDCLNSRAYVARHVALSYEILPAPARSAAPFPAAVARGPQHPAHPEAGAI, from the coding sequence ATGCCGGTGAACAATACCCCGCGACCGATCCGCGCGTTCGTGCAGCTTTCCCACGGCTATGGCGCCGCGACGTGGCACGATCGCTGGAAACAGGGCCGCATCCTGGGCCTGAATGAAGAATATGCCTATGGCTATCTGCGCGGTTCGACGCCCGGCTTCGTCATCACCCAGTCCGAGGACGCGCGGGAGGGGCTGATCGGGCGGGCGGTCCGCTATGCGGCGCGGCTGATCCTGGGATTCGATTTCGTCCATGTGTGGCGCAACCGCCGGTCCATTTTCGAGAGCGACGTGGTCTGGACCCATACCGAATCGCAATCGATGGCGGTCCAGTTGCTGCTGCGGCTGTATCCGGGGCGGCGCAGGCCCGGGACGATCGGGCAGAGCGTCTGGCTGATCGACCGGTGGGGGCGCGAATCCTGGAAAAACCGCCTGGTCTTCCGCTGGCTGTTGTCGGGCGTGGACATCCTGACCTTTCTGTCGCCCTGCAATGCGGCGGATGCGGCCAAGCTGTTTCCGGGCAAGCGCGTGGAACTGGTCGAATTCGGCATCAGGGCCGACGAGATGGTCACCCGGCCGGCGGCGCCCGCCCACGAGCCGGTCAATGTGCTGTCGCTGGGCAATGACCGCCATCGGGACTGGGATACGTTGCTGAAGGCGACGGCCGATATGCCGTGCCGGCTGACGATCGGCACCACCGATCCGGCGGCGCGGCGGAAGATCGCCGCCTGGCCGCATGCCCGGCTGGCGACCCTGTCCAACAATACCGAATTGTTCGCGCTGTACGACCAGGCGGACGTGGTCGTCGTGCCGGTGGGGCCCAATCGGCACGCGTCGGGCATTACCGCGATCGAGGAGGCGGTGGCGCGCGGCGTCGCGGTGATTACGACCGATGCCGGCGGGTTGCGCCATTATTTCGCCGACGACGCCGTCTGCTATGTGCCGGTCGGCGACGCGGCCGCCATGGGCCGCGCCATCCAGGAACTGGCAGCCGATGCGGACCGGCGCGCCGCCATGCTGGCCCGGGCCCAGGCGCGCATGCGCGACTGCCTGAATTCGCGCGCCTATGTCGCCCGGCACGTCGCGCTGTCGTACGAGATCCTGCCCGCGCCGGCGCGCAGCGCCGCCCCCTTCCCCGCCGCGGTCGCGCGTGGACCGCAGCACCCCGCACATCCCGAAGCCGGAGCCATATGA
- a CDS encoding glycosyltransferase codes for MMKNSAAVVVGIISSGRPAILPETIAELRRQTYPFQRIIICTPRPSDAAQVAEAEDIVRLIGPTGAPHQRNVVLDHARDADIVVFFDDDFLPDPDYLRRCVEAFQSDPAIVAATGRVLADGAKGPGLTVADGRAILADPAINDNPAMPPVEAAWSSYGCNMAYRMSVITEHDMRFDERLPLYAWYEDIDFSRRMGAYGRLVRVNGAKGVHLGTKKGRTPGRHLGYSQVANPIYLSRKGSFPWDHSLRSIGRNIAMNMLRSLRPEPYIDRRGRLIGNGMALLDWMRGRVAPERILTF; via the coding sequence ATGATGAAGAATTCCGCGGCCGTCGTGGTCGGCATCATCAGCAGCGGGCGCCCCGCCATCCTGCCCGAGACGATCGCGGAACTGCGCAGGCAGACCTATCCGTTCCAGCGCATCATCATCTGCACCCCGCGCCCGTCCGACGCGGCGCAGGTCGCGGAGGCCGAGGACATCGTGCGGCTGATCGGCCCGACGGGCGCGCCCCACCAGCGCAACGTGGTGCTGGACCATGCCCGCGATGCGGACATCGTCGTGTTCTTCGACGACGATTTCCTGCCCGATCCCGATTACCTGCGGCGTTGCGTCGAGGCGTTCCAGTCCGATCCGGCGATCGTCGCGGCGACCGGGCGCGTGCTGGCGGACGGCGCGAAGGGGCCGGGGCTGACGGTCGCGGACGGGCGGGCGATCCTGGCCGACCCGGCGATCAACGACAATCCGGCGATGCCCCCCGTCGAGGCGGCCTGGAGCAGCTATGGCTGCAACATGGCCTATCGGATGTCGGTGATCACCGAGCACGACATGCGTTTCGACGAGCGGCTGCCGCTTTATGCCTGGTACGAGGACATCGATTTTTCGCGGCGGATGGGCGCGTATGGCCGGCTGGTGCGGGTGAACGGCGCGAAGGGCGTGCATCTGGGCACGAAGAAGGGACGCACCCCCGGCCGGCACCTGGGATATTCGCAGGTCGCGAACCCGATCTATCTGTCGCGCAAGGGCAGTTTTCCCTGGGATCATTCGCTGCGCAGCATAGGCCGCAATATCGCGATGAACATGCTGCGCAGCCTGCGGCCGGAGCCCTATATCGACCGGAGGGGCCGGCTGATCGGCAACGGGATGGCGCTGCTGGACTGGATGCGCGGCCGCGTCGCCCCCGAACGAATCCTGACCTTCTGA